One part of the Granulicella arctica genome encodes these proteins:
- a CDS encoding glycoside hydrolase family 3 C-terminal domain-containing protein, which yields MKRFSIAILAFTTISSLAQTKPAYLDSSLPAATRAHDIVSRMTLDEKAAQLEDWATAIPRLGVPDYQTWSEALHGVANSGHATVFPQAIGMAATWDPPIVQRMGDVISTEGRAKYNEAQREGNHRIFYGLTFWSPNINIFRDPRWGRGQETYGEDPFLTGHMGVAFIHGVQGDDPDHPKAVATSKHFAVHSGPESLRHVFNVDVSPRDLEETYLPAFRSTVIDGHVKSVMCAYNAIDDTGACANTMLLKDHLRDAWGFKGFVVSDCAAIVDVTHGHHNAPDILHAAAISIKAGTDLSCSIWSPGFNTLADAVRQGVVSEDLLTRSAERLYTARYQLGLLGGPGSSPYDTIPFSENASEPHREVALKAAEESMVLLKNNGALPLRKSLHSIAVVGPTADLLTSLEGNYNGAALNPVSPIDGIAKQFPGATIHYAQGATLAEGFSVPVPRTVFGSGLQTEFFDTPDWTGNPVAEKTEHEIQYDWRDDVPTPEVHSHNYSVRWTGNVSAPAAGKYTFIVEGGQNFPYSPKEAYRFSLDGKVLSEGDLNAGKLEMGSFTIAKGASPTAPPVMTGSKPAKIEVTFTDTKPHTFRLEYSHSGDRAGGGVTLRWEAPPQAQLDEAIAAAKNSDVVLAFVGLSPQLEGEEMSIKIEGFSGGDRTSIELPASQRRLLEAVATTGKPVIVISMSGSALALSWAKEHAAAILQAWYPGVEGGTAIAHTLAGVNNPAGRLPITFYASTSDLPPFTDYSMKERTYRYYTGKPLWGFGYGLSYSSFRYGAVKLSAASVQAGQPLTATVTVTNNSSRTGDEVVEAYLKTPQPNGPVHSLAGFQRVTLNPGESREVTLELPPRALSSVDDQGQRTILPGTYHLSVGSSQPAETPNHSEIDFNISGTTNLPK from the coding sequence ATGAAGCGTTTTAGTATTGCGATTTTGGCATTCACTACCATCTCTTCCTTAGCCCAAACAAAGCCGGCATATCTGGATTCATCCCTTCCGGCTGCAACTCGCGCCCACGATATCGTGTCCCGCATGACGCTCGATGAGAAAGCTGCGCAGCTCGAAGACTGGGCGACTGCGATTCCTCGTCTCGGAGTCCCGGACTATCAGACCTGGAGCGAGGCGCTCCATGGAGTTGCAAACTCAGGTCACGCCACCGTCTTCCCACAGGCAATCGGTATGGCTGCCACCTGGGACCCTCCGATTGTGCAGCGAATGGGCGATGTCATCTCCACCGAGGGACGCGCGAAGTACAACGAGGCTCAGCGTGAGGGCAACCACCGCATCTTCTACGGCCTCACCTTCTGGTCACCGAATATCAATATCTTCCGCGATCCGCGCTGGGGCCGCGGCCAGGAGACCTATGGTGAAGATCCATTCCTGACAGGCCATATGGGCGTGGCCTTCATCCACGGAGTACAGGGTGATGACCCTGATCATCCGAAGGCCGTCGCCACCAGCAAGCACTTCGCCGTCCATAGCGGCCCTGAATCTTTGCGCCATGTCTTCAATGTGGATGTAAGCCCGCGTGATCTTGAAGAGACTTACCTGCCTGCGTTTCGCTCTACCGTTATCGATGGACATGTGAAGTCTGTGATGTGCGCCTACAACGCAATCGACGATACCGGAGCATGTGCAAACACGATGCTGCTCAAGGATCATCTGCGCGATGCGTGGGGCTTCAAAGGCTTCGTCGTCTCCGATTGTGCCGCCATCGTCGACGTAACGCATGGCCACCATAACGCTCCGGACATACTGCACGCTGCGGCGATCTCAATCAAAGCCGGTACCGATCTTTCATGCAGCATCTGGTCGCCTGGCTTCAACACACTCGCCGATGCCGTTCGCCAAGGTGTCGTCTCCGAAGACTTGTTGACGCGCTCCGCCGAACGGCTCTACACCGCGCGCTATCAACTCGGTCTGCTAGGCGGTCCGGGATCAAGCCCCTACGATACGATTCCATTCTCTGAAAATGCCTCGGAGCCGCATCGCGAGGTTGCCCTCAAAGCGGCTGAAGAGTCGATGGTTCTACTGAAAAACAACGGCGCACTCCCGCTACGGAAGAGCCTGCACAGCATCGCCGTCGTTGGGCCCACTGCCGATCTCTTGACCTCACTTGAGGGCAACTATAACGGGGCCGCACTTAATCCCGTCTCCCCCATCGATGGTATTGCGAAGCAGTTTCCTGGCGCAACGATTCACTACGCACAGGGAGCTACGCTTGCAGAGGGCTTCAGCGTTCCTGTGCCTCGTACCGTCTTCGGCTCTGGATTGCAAACGGAGTTCTTCGACACGCCAGACTGGACCGGCAACCCCGTTGCAGAAAAGACCGAGCATGAGATCCAGTACGACTGGCGCGATGACGTGCCCACGCCAGAGGTTCATAGTCATAACTACTCCGTCCGCTGGACCGGCAATGTAAGTGCCCCCGCCGCAGGGAAGTACACCTTCATCGTCGAAGGAGGGCAGAACTTTCCATACTCTCCGAAAGAGGCGTATCGCTTCTCACTCGATGGCAAGGTGTTGTCCGAGGGAGATCTGAACGCCGGCAAGTTGGAGATGGGCTCGTTCACGATTGCCAAGGGAGCCTCTCCTACGGCACCTCCCGTAATGACTGGATCAAAGCCCGCGAAGATCGAAGTCACTTTTACCGATACGAAGCCGCACACATTCCGACTGGAGTATAGCCACTCCGGTGACCGAGCAGGTGGAGGCGTCACTCTCAGGTGGGAAGCACCGCCGCAAGCTCAACTCGATGAGGCCATCGCGGCGGCAAAAAACTCCGATGTCGTGCTTGCCTTTGTCGGTCTCTCCCCACAACTTGAAGGCGAGGAGATGTCGATCAAGATCGAGGGATTCAGTGGCGGCGATCGCACCAGCATCGAACTTCCTGCGTCACAGCGACGACTGCTCGAAGCTGTCGCGACAACCGGCAAGCCAGTCATTGTTATCTCCATGAGTGGCAGCGCGTTGGCACTTTCATGGGCCAAGGAACACGCGGCAGCCATTCTGCAAGCCTGGTATCCCGGCGTAGAAGGTGGCACGGCAATCGCCCATACGTTAGCTGGAGTAAATAATCCTGCTGGACGACTGCCTATCACCTTCTATGCGAGTACAAGCGATCTGCCACCTTTCACGGATTACTCTATGAAAGAACGCACCTATCGCTACTACACTGGCAAACCGTTGTGGGGCTTCGGATACGGACTGAGTTACTCAAGCTTTCGCTACGGAGCTGTGAAGCTATCCGCTGCATCGGTGCAGGCGGGCCAGCCTCTCACGGCCACGGTTACTGTGACAAACAACAGCTCCCGTACAGGAGATGAAGTTGTCGAGGCTTATCTCAAAACGCCGCAGCCGAATGGACCTGTCCACTCACTGGCAGGCTTTCAGCGAGTAACTCTCAATCCTGGCGAAAGCCGAGAGGTCACACTGGAGCTTCCTCCGCGCGCGCTCTCGAGTGTCGACGATCAAGGGCAGCGCACCATTCTGCCCGGCACGTACCATCTCAGCGTGGGATCTTCTCAACCCGCAGAGACCCCGAATCATTCGGAGATTGACTTCAACATCAGCGGCACTACAAACCTTCCCAAATAA